The following proteins are encoded in a genomic region of Arachis ipaensis cultivar K30076 chromosome B02, Araip1.1, whole genome shotgun sequence:
- the LOC107625787 gene encoding rubisco accumulation factor 1.2, chloroplastic: protein MMALSVSSVVKSLYFSGNHSRNHGPNRNHSFKHNKQHSFSVSASLNPSPYIPRSKPPQQQQLYQPFRPPPSPLPSQFATLDTAGRIEVLANRLGTWHEYAPLISSLIQDGFTPPSIEELTGISGVEQNRLVVAAQVRESLQQSNTDPDVLSAFDTSGAEILYEIRLLSASQRSAAARYIVDNKFDGKGAQNLARAMKDFPGRRGEKGWESFDYTLPGDCLSFMYYRQSREHKNPSDQRTSALEQALKVAVTEKAKNTVLEELKGEGDTDEEKGNEVGRGVLVPVVRLKYGEVAEATSVIVLPVCKAEKGEKEVMEAPFECRSEGEFRIVRAEKAWGSWVVLPRWEPVATMGRGGVVVSFVDARILPWKVNRYYKEEPILVVADRENTEVVADDGFYLAKVDGHDGLMVQRGSALKENGVKESLGMVVLVVRPPKDDTDDQLSDEDWN, encoded by the coding sequence atGATGGCACTGTCAGTGAGCAGCGTGGTGAAGAGTCTCTACTTCTCTGGCAATCACAGCCGCAACCACGGCCCCAATCGCAACCACTCCTTCAAACACAACAAACAACATTCATTTTCAGTTTCGGCCTCTCTAAACCCATCGCCGTATATTCCCAGATCCAAACCCCCACAGCAGCAACAACTCTACCAGCCCTTTCGACCACCGCCTTCACCGCTCCCCTCGCAGTTTGCCACCCTCGACACCGCCGGCCGCATAGAAGTTCTCGCCAACCGACTCGGCACATGGCATGAGTACGCTCCCCTTATCTCCTCCCTCATCCAAGATGGCTTCACCCCTCCCTCTATTGAAGAGCTCACCGGCATATCCGGCGTCGAGCAGAATCGCCTCGTCGTCGCTGCTCAAGTCCGGGAGTCACTCCAACAGTCAAATACTGACCCTGACGTCCTCTCCGCCTTCGATACCAGCGGCGCTGAGATTCTCTACGAGATTCGCCTCCTGAGTGCTTCCCAGCGCTCTGCCGCCGCCCGTTACATAGTGGATAATAAGTTCGATGGAAAGGGAGCTCAGAATTTGGCGCGCGCTATGAAAGATTTCCCTGGCAGGAGAGGGGAGAAGGGTTGGGAGAGCTTCGATTACACTCTCCCCGGAGATTGTCTCTCTTTCATGTATTACCGGCAAAGCAGGGAGCACAAGAACCCTTCTGATCAGAGAACTTCTGCGTTGGAACAGGCGCTGAAGGTTGCCGTCACAGAGAAGGCGAAGAACACGGTTCTGGAGGAGTTGAAGGGGGAAGGAGACACGGATGAAGAGAAGGGGAACGAGGTCGGAAGAGGTGTTCTTGTGCCGGTGGTGAGGTTGAAGTACGGTGAGGTGGCGGAGGCTACCTCGGTTATTGTGTTGCCGGTATGCAAGGCGGAAAAGGGAGAAAAGGAGGTTATGGAGGCACCGTTTGAGTGCAGGAGCGAGGGTGAGTTCAGGATCGTGAGGGCAGAGAAAGCGTGGGGGAGCTGGGTGGTTTTGCCCCGGTGGGAACCGGTGGCTACGATGGGGAGAGGAGGAGTTGTGGTTTCATTTGTGGATGCGAGGATTTTGCCATGGAAGGTGAATAGGTATTACAAGGAGGAGCCTATTTTGGTGGTGGCTGATAGAGAGAATACGGAGGTAGTTGCGGATGATGGGTTCTATTTGGCTAAGGTTGATGGTCATGATGGTTTAATGGTTCAGAGGGGTTCAGCATTGAAGGAGAATGGCGTCAAGGAAAGTTTGGGAATGGTTGTATTGGTTGTTAGACCTCCCAAGGATGACACTGATGATCAACTCAGTGATGAAGACTGGAACTAA